From a region of the Phragmites australis chromosome 21, lpPhrAust1.1, whole genome shotgun sequence genome:
- the LOC133903877 gene encoding probable trehalose-phosphate phosphatase 2 produces the protein MDLKTSLNSPVIADPLLTLALPPAVMTFTTPTSFPSPGLYLNTAKKKPLPGKIEEVRASGWLDLMMASSPTRKRQIKDVINDVQADDLDLQYRNWMVEYPSALTSFEDIIDLAGSKRLALFLDYDGTLSPIVDNPENALMSDEMRAAVKHVASLFPTAIISGRSRDKVFDFVKLNELYYAGSHGMDIMGPVGKTTASNGVECIRSTDSQGKEVNLFQPASEFLPMIGEVYKKLGESVKDIDGARMEDNKFCVSVHYRNVAEDDYRKVFQRVTAVLEDYPCLKLTHGRKVFEVRPVIDWNKGKAVEFLLESLGLNESENVLPVYVGDDRTDEDAFKVLKASNRGFGILVSSIPKESDAFYSLRHPAEVMEFLRKLAAWKEQST, from the exons ATGGATTTGAAGACAAGCCTCAACTCACCTGTAATTGCTGATCCTCTTCTGACATTAGCCCTGCCTCCTGCTGTCATGACTTTCACAACACCTACTAGCTTCCCCTCTCCGGGGCTTTACTTGAATACTGCAAAGAAGAAGCCTCTGCCTGGTAAGATCGAAGAAGTTCGCGCTTCTGGATGGCTTGATCTCATGATGGCCTCGTCACCAACTCGCAAAAGGCAGATCAAGGATGTCATCAATGATGTTCAAGCTGATGATCTTGATTTGCAATATCGTAACTGGATG GTGGAGTATCCTTCTGCTTTGACTTCATTTGAGGATATTATTGATCTTGCTGGGAGTAAAAGATTGGCATTGTTTCTTGACTATGATGGAACTCTTTCGCCAATTGTGGACAATCCTGAAAATGCACTAATGTCTGAtgag ATGCGTGCTGCTGTGAAGCATGTGGCATCACTTTTCCCAACTGCTATCATTAGTGGAAGGTCTCGTGATAAG GTTTTTGACTTTGTCAAACTAAATGAATTGTACTATGCTGGAAGTCACGGAATGGACATCATGGGGCCTGTTGGGAAGACTACTGCATCCAACGGTGTGGAATGTATTCGGTCCACTGATTCGCAG GGTAAAGAGGTGAACCTCTTCCAACCTGCAAGTGAGTTTTTGCCCATGATCGGTGAG GTGTACAAAAAACTTGGTGAGAGTGTCAAGGACATTGATGGTGCAAGGATGGAAGACAACAAGTTCTGTGTGTCTGTGCATTACCGTAATGTAGCTGAAGAT GACTATCGAAAGGTTTTCCAGCGTGTAACTGCTGTTTTGGAAGATTATCCTTGTCTAAAGCTAACCCATGGGAGGAAG GTTTTTGAGGTCCGGCCTGTGATCGATTGGAACAAGGGGAAAGCTGTGGAGTTTTTGCTCGAATCGCTTGGACTCAACGAGAGTGAAAATGTCCTTCCTGTCTATGTTGGAGATGACAGAACTGATGAAGATGCATTCAAG GTTCTGAAGGCAAGCAACCGTGGCTTTGGAATATTGGTGTCATCTATACCTAAGGAGAGCGATGCCTTCTACTCCTTAAGGCATCCAGCTGAG GTGATGGAATTCCTGAGAAAGTTGGCAGCATGGAAGGAGCAATCCACCTGA